A genomic region of Fundidesulfovibrio terrae contains the following coding sequences:
- a CDS encoding NADH-quinone oxidoreductase subunit N, translating into MKLTLFAPELFLLVGSLVLFLAGSFGASGRKARAITLAVALGGLVVCISSLHAQGMLFYDTYKVDLFSQMLKLAMTAGFAAVLLFGTELKGVADDVRPEYYLFLTLSTLGLLMLVSSVDLLTVFISLELSSYSLYLLVPMRDDHSGLRIQMESAIKYILFGVVATGVMLFGMSYVFGLTGTTFLAAAVPALHAMQFSPAAVIAVALTMGGFFFKLAVFPFHFWAPDVYQGASNETTAFIASVPKVAAVALLIRIAMMTPSDSHAVVSLLALLSVCSMFYGNLVALVQTDFKRMLGFSGIAHAGYVLLGIVTLRESGYAMAVYYIIGYLAMTVAGFMVACKVSKNGENVSIADLGGLYKRSPLLAFTLAVSMFGMAGIPPFVGFMSKFLLLTEAYNAGLLWLVVLAAINTAISIYYYLSVVRVTYTSEAEDPSLLHVDGATKAVSVILVAIIIALGLLPDTVVKVASEAVKTLL; encoded by the coding sequence ATGAAGCTCACGTTGTTCGCCCCGGAACTGTTCCTCCTTGTGGGAAGTCTGGTGCTCTTCCTGGCAGGCTCCTTCGGAGCCTCGGGCCGCAAGGCCCGGGCGATCACCCTGGCCGTGGCCCTCGGCGGCCTGGTGGTCTGCATCTCCAGCCTGCACGCCCAGGGGATGCTGTTTTATGACACGTACAAGGTGGACCTCTTCTCCCAGATGCTCAAGCTGGCCATGACCGCCGGCTTCGCCGCGGTGCTCCTCTTCGGCACGGAACTCAAGGGCGTGGCCGACGACGTGCGGCCGGAATACTACCTGTTCCTGACGCTTTCGACGCTCGGGCTCCTGATGCTGGTGAGCAGCGTGGACCTCCTGACCGTGTTCATCTCGCTCGAACTGTCGTCGTATTCGCTCTACCTGCTGGTTCCCATGCGCGACGACCACTCGGGGCTGCGCATCCAGATGGAATCGGCCATCAAGTACATCCTCTTCGGGGTGGTGGCCACGGGCGTGATGCTCTTCGGCATGAGCTACGTCTTCGGCCTCACCGGCACCACCTTCCTGGCCGCCGCCGTCCCGGCCCTGCACGCCATGCAGTTCTCCCCCGCCGCGGTGATTGCCGTGGCCCTGACCATGGGCGGGTTCTTCTTCAAGCTGGCGGTGTTCCCCTTCCACTTCTGGGCCCCGGACGTGTACCAGGGCGCCTCCAACGAGACCACGGCCTTCATCGCCTCGGTCCCCAAGGTGGCCGCCGTGGCGCTGCTCATCCGCATCGCCATGATGACCCCGTCCGACTCCCACGCCGTGGTCTCTCTTCTGGCCCTGCTCTCGGTGTGCTCCATGTTCTACGGCAACCTGGTGGCCCTGGTGCAGACCGACTTCAAGCGCATGCTGGGCTTCTCCGGCATCGCCCATGCCGGATACGTTCTCCTGGGCATCGTCACCCTGCGCGAGTCCGGCTACGCCATGGCCGTCTATTACATCATCGGTTACCTGGCCATGACCGTGGCCGGGTTCATGGTGGCCTGCAAGGTGTCCAAAAACGGCGAGAACGTCTCCATCGCGGACCTCGGCGGCCTCTACAAGCGCTCGCCGCTCCTGGCCTTCACCCTGGCCGTGAGCATGTTCGGCATGGCGGGCATTCCGCCCTTCGTCGGCTTCATGAGCAAGTTCCTGCTCCTGACCGAGGCGTACAACGCCGGGCTCCTCTGGCTGGTCGTGCTGGCCGCCATCAACACCGCCATCTCCATCTACTACTATCTGTCCGTGGTGCGCGTGACCTACACCAGCGAGGCCGAGGACCCCTCCCTCCTGCACGTGGACGGGGCCACCAAGGCGGTGAGCGTCATCCTGGTGGCCATCATCATCGCCCTGGGCCTGCTCCCGGACACCGTGGTGAAAGTTGCCTCCGAGGCGGTGAAGACGCTGCTGTAG
- a CDS encoding NADH-quinone oxidoreductase subunit M, whose amino-acid sequence MDFLILNDLGFPILSVLIFLPLAGGLLMLCIPGDTAAKYWALAVTLATAAISLPLYSHFDASTARYQFGEHLPWIKALDINYTLGIDGISLLLVLMTTLLMPLCVLGSWKYIDKRVKEFMFCLLVMETSMLGVFMALDFVLFYVLWEAMLIPMYLLIAIWGGPRKVYASIKFFLYTLAGSVLLLVAIIGLYVSKGTFSIPALMGQDYSTTFQMLVFLAFFLAFAIKVPMFPFHTWLPAAHVEAPTAGSVILASVLLKMGTYGFLRFCLPITPEATRYFLPYVLWLSIAGILYGGFTALAQKDMKKLIAYSSVGHMGFVTLGIFLLNQRGIEGAILQMINHGITTGALFFCVGMIYERTHSRELAVAAGVGKYMPFYVTYLAFFSLSSLAFPGTNSFVGEFLILAGSFAQNKILSACAIPGAVLAAAYMLRMLQRVIWGGTDNPDQSALTDLNLREIVTLAPLLMFVFWIGLSPEPFMDVMHASVTNLIKQTGLASNGAVTLSSLMLP is encoded by the coding sequence ATGGACTTTCTGATACTCAACGACCTGGGGTTCCCCATCCTGAGCGTGCTGATATTCCTGCCGCTCGCCGGGGGGCTCCTCATGCTGTGCATCCCCGGCGACACGGCGGCGAAATACTGGGCCCTTGCGGTGACCCTGGCCACGGCCGCGATCTCCCTGCCGCTGTACTCGCACTTCGACGCCAGCACCGCGCGCTACCAGTTCGGCGAGCACCTGCCCTGGATCAAGGCCCTGGACATCAACTACACCCTGGGCATCGACGGCATCTCGCTCCTCCTGGTGCTCATGACGACGCTGCTCATGCCTTTGTGCGTGCTTGGCTCGTGGAAGTACATCGACAAGCGCGTCAAGGAGTTCATGTTCTGCCTGCTCGTCATGGAGACATCCATGCTGGGCGTGTTCATGGCCCTGGACTTCGTGCTCTTCTACGTGCTCTGGGAGGCCATGCTCATCCCCATGTACCTGCTCATCGCCATCTGGGGCGGGCCGCGCAAGGTATATGCCTCCATCAAGTTCTTCCTGTACACCCTGGCCGGATCGGTGCTCCTTCTGGTCGCCATCATCGGCCTCTACGTCAGCAAGGGCACCTTCTCCATCCCGGCGCTCATGGGCCAGGACTACTCCACCACCTTCCAGATGCTCGTGTTCCTGGCTTTCTTCCTGGCCTTCGCCATCAAGGTGCCCATGTTCCCCTTCCACACCTGGCTGCCCGCAGCCCACGTGGAGGCGCCCACCGCGGGCAGCGTCATCCTGGCCTCGGTGCTCCTGAAAATGGGCACCTATGGCTTCCTGCGCTTCTGCCTGCCCATTACGCCAGAAGCCACCCGGTACTTCCTGCCGTACGTGCTCTGGCTCTCCATCGCGGGCATCCTCTACGGCGGCTTCACAGCCCTGGCCCAGAAGGACATGAAGAAGCTCATCGCCTACTCGAGCGTCGGCCACATGGGCTTCGTGACCCTGGGCATCTTCCTCCTGAACCAGCGGGGCATCGAGGGCGCCATCCTGCAGATGATCAACCACGGCATCACCACGGGCGCGCTGTTCTTCTGCGTGGGCATGATCTACGAGCGCACCCACAGCCGCGAACTGGCCGTGGCCGCCGGAGTCGGCAAATACATGCCCTTCTACGTCACCTACCTGGCCTTCTTCTCGCTCTCGTCGCTGGCCTTCCCGGGCACCAACAGCTTCGTGGGAGAGTTTTTGATCCTGGCGGGCAGCTTCGCCCAGAACAAGATCCTCTCGGCCTGCGCCATCCCCGGGGCCGTGCTGGCCGCGGCCTACATGCTGCGCATGCTCCAGCGGGTCATCTGGGGCGGCACGGACAACCCCGACCAGTCCGCGCTCACCGACCTCAACCTGCGCGAGATCGTGACCCTGGCCCCGCTTCTGATGTTCGTGTTCTGGATCGGGCTCTCGCCCGAGCCCTTCATGGACGTGATGCACGCAAGCGTCACCAACCTGATCAAGCAGACCGGACTGGCGTCGAACGGGGCCGTGACCCTTTCGAGCCTGATGCTTCCGTAG